TGTGCTCTCCCTCTTTCTTTGACACTGTCTGAAAACCTTTATTTTTAGTTTTAAAAGTTACAACTTACATATACAAGAATCAACTCATCTATATTTGGATTTTTTCATTATACAAATTACAAAAGGTAGGATTATTTACCTAAATAATATTTGTGGATGAAAGTAACAACAAATCTATTAAAAATCAAACAGAGAGAAAAACAGCACATACTTTTATTTTTTCTTCTTGCCTTTCTTCTCCATTGATCTGTTTTGGCCTCTTTCTCTTCGTTTTCCCCTGTTCTGTCTCTTTGCTTTCTTCTTGTCCATCAAAACTTTGTCCTCCTTGTTCGAAAAATCTCCATCATTGATGCTCTTGTTCTTCTTTTTCTTCTTCTTCTCTAGAAGAGGTCAAGAAATAAGAAATTATAGAGAAAGATCCGATTAAATAGGATTTGTGTTCTTGATTTTGGTGTTGCAATAAAAAATGGCGTCATGATGACATCTGATGTAGAAACGTCTCAGGCTTTTAATTACGTATTAAGCCCCCACGAGAGATGCATCCGAGGAGACAACAACAACAACAATAAGAAGACCAAGAACAACAACAGCAACAACAACAACAATGTCCGAAACATACACGTCGCCTTCGAGAAGAATCTCAATGTTTTTGTCAGAGATCATCTCGATAACGTTACCGTTGCCTCCGGTGAGAATGTTGATGAATCCACCAAAGCTGTTCCTGAATGTTCTTCCAGCAAATCCTCTGTTTTGAAAACAGAGGAACCTCGGTTATCATCGTCCTCTATAGGATCCGACCCGGATCCGAATTTACCTCATCCGAGTCAACAAGATAAGAACGCGTCAAGGAAAGAAACCATGCCGGCTTCTTCTCTGGTTCAGATATGGGAGGCAAGGACAACGAGCTCGAACCAAAACCAAACACAAACCGATAGCAGAACGAGTTCCTCAGGATCAAACGTGTTAGAGAACTCAGAGTCTCTTATTGAGGAACCAGTCAAAGAATATGAAACCATACAGCCAATTCAAGAAGGAAAAAAGGAAGAACATAAAGAGGAAGAGATTGAATCTGACTCACAATCTGTTTCTGGTGAGAAAGAAAGAGAAGGCGTAAGAGTTATGGATATAATCAGGAAGCTGAGCAGCGACACAGAAACAACAACGGGTAATAACGATAATGGAAGCAGCAGTAACGAGAACGGCAAAGAAGTTCAGACAACAACAACAGAAACAAGAACTTTTCCTCAGGTTTCTTGTTCCCCAAGAATAAGAGGGAGACAAGCATTTGCTGATTTATTGATTCAGATGATGCGTGATCGTGAAAAGGAGCTGGCTAGTTTATTAGATCGTCATTGTGTTTCAAAGTTCACGCACCGGGGAAGGATTCAGGTATATATAATTGCTTTTATATTATATGAAGACTAGTGTTAGAAATTTAGGGTTTAATTAGGGCTAAAGATGTTATTGCTTTTTGTTTTTTTGTCGTGTTTAGTCAACGCTTAGGATTCGATGTTACGAAAGGTGTATTGCGATTCAAGATAAGTATCGGTCTAAGTCATGGGCAGCAGGATCTGATTTAAACCGGGCAGGAGGATCTGATTTAAACCGGTCACCGCGAGGGTCTGGTGTGATGCATCTTCTCAAGTAGGTATCTAAAGTTTTATGGTTTGTAATGCAGTTCTTGGAGAGATATTTAACTTAATAGTAAATTTAAATGAAATGCAGGGAGAAAAATAAGACAAACTCTGAGAACATTTCTAGTTCTATCTCTTCTCGGTCTCGGGTTATGGATAAAGATCCGCAGAAGTCTGTGGAGAAGAAAGTTTTTGAGGAAACAATGGAGAAGATTGATGTAAAGGAGGTTCAAGAAGTGGTTTCTGCGAAGAAAGCTGTCTTGAGTGAACTCGTAGAAAACAAGAACGGTTTAAAGAAATCTATAGGAGAAACTATTAAGAAGGAAGTTGCAGAAAGGAGAGGCGAAAAGCGTGAAACAGTGGCTCAAGAAGTGGTTTCTGCGGTGGAAACTCCAAAGAAAGCCGTCTTGAGTGAAATTGTAGAAAACAAGAACGGTTTAAAGAAAGCCACAGGAGAAACCATTAAGAAGGAAGTTGAAGAAAGGAGAGGCGAAAAGCGAGAAACAATGGAGAAACCTGTTTCTAGAGAAGGTCTTGAAGGGAGAGGCGATAAGGAGACGGCAAAGAAAGCTGTTTTGAGTGAAAGTGCAGAGGGTAAGAGTGGTTTAAAGAAACCTATAGGGGAAACCCTTCAGAAAGAAACTACAGAAGGGAGAGGGGATAAAGGAGAAACAAGGGAGAAAGCTAGTGCTAAGGAAAATGTGCAAGGGAATGCTTTGGTTGGAATAGCTGAGAAAGTGAACCGGTGGAACTCAGAGGAGAAAATGAATAAGAGTAGATGGACAGAGAAAGGGAAAGCTAATACTGAGAGAGTTGATAAGAAAGATGTATTAGAAGAAGCTACAAGAAGAACCAATAATGTCCAAAGTGGGGGAAAAAGCAATACTACTTGTGAGTTTCCTGAGAAAGAAGTAAGAAGAAAGGAAAAGGATGACTGTGTTTCTGTAGAAACTAAGTCCATAGAGATCAGGGATCCTCAACAAGCTACTGCACAAGAAGAGGAAAAGGTTGTGCAAGAGACAACAACCAAAAGTGATTTGAGTGAAACCAAAAACAATAAAAATGGTTTAAAGAAACATACTGAAAGAAGTGGAGAAGTGGAGGAAAGTTTAGAAGGAAACACATTTATGGGAATAGCTGAGAAGGTGAAAATGTGGAACTCAAAGTACAAAAAGAGTAGGAGAAGATATTCTATGGACAGAGGTAAAGGCAAAACAGGCAAACCTAATACCGAGAGAAATGAAGTGTTGCAAGAAGCTTCAAGAAGAATCATTAATGTCAAAACTGAGGAGAGAAGTATTACTACTTCAAAGGAGAAAGTTGTTGGTACACAAGAAATGAAGGATAAAAGAGAGACTAGTAGAGAAATAAAGCAGTGTGAACCTGACGAGAAAGAAAGAAGAATGGAAGAGGAAGAGCTTTGTTCTGATAAAGCCAAGTCCAAAGATATCACTGAGGTGAAAATCATGAGTTCTCAAGAAGTTATTATACCAGCAAAAGAATCTGCATGTCATGGTTCTCCAGAGAGAGGTAAAGAGCTAAGTTCTTCACCACAGGATGAAGAAACCAAAAAGGAAGAATGTGAAGAAAAAAGAGAAGACGTGAAAGAAGTAGCAATAGAGTTTGCAAATGATTGGGATGAAAAAGAAGATGATGATGATGATGATGACTATGAAGATTATGGAGATTTTGATGATTACATTGGAGAAATTTCAACTGATTGGATCTATGATGTGTCGAGGCCTCGAAGTTACTGGGAAGAGTTAAGGAAAGAAAGGTACCTTGAGGTTCTCAACACTGAATCGGATAAAAAGGACATATGTAACCTTATTCAGAGGTATATAACCTATGATCATTTCTCAAAGTCATTTTCAAAATTCATTTAAATTTTGAGATTGTAATCTTTTTTTTTTTTTTGCGAATTGCTGTGCAGCCGAACAGTTTCCAACTTCTTGACGAGTGACTTGCGACAAAAAATCGATAATTTGATGACAAGTCTGGTGCAAAATCACTTAGGCGTACCAATCAATCAAGAAGAAGACGAAGAAGAAAAAGAAGAGTGGGTTGAAGAGTGCTCAGCAAGGAACCAAGAAGATATTGAAACAGAGGAAGAACCAGAGAAGACAAATCTTGAAGCTGAAAGCGACACAATTCTTGAAGCTGATCATGACGCTTGCAGCCAATCATCAGAAAGGAGTAGCACGTTGATGATTTCGTGGAGTTTCAGGGATCAAGATATTGACAAGGATAACGAACCCACAGCGTCTTTATCTCTCCCTGAGCCTTCTTCTGCCACAAGTCAAAATGTGAGTTTTACTTTTCTCCAAGTTAGGTTACGTGTTGGTGAAGTAAGCTAAGATCTTCACTTTCTTTTTGTCTGATTTTCACTTAACAGACACAGGAAATGCAGATGATAAGTGATCTCAGGGAACAAATGGAGCAGCTTCAACGAGAAATGCTAGAATTGCGAAACACCGTTAAATCTTGCACTGATATGCAACTTCATTTCCAGAAATCTTCAACTCAAGATTCTTGTCGCTCTGGTCAGTTTTGTTATCATTGCATTAAACGTTTTCAAATTCTTTAACTGATGAAACAATCTTGTAGGCTCCTCTGCGGAACAACGAGTAGAAACTAAGAATCCGTTAAAACGCAAGTGTTGCGTTTGCTCTGAGATGCCTGTTGACTCACTTCTGTATAGGTACGTGCGTTTGCCATATCGCTATTTTAAATCGCAAACTCTGGTTTAGTAACTAGCGGTCTTGGTATTTTTTTTTGTTTCTTTGTAGGTGTGGACATATGTGCACGTGTCTAAAATGTGCTCATGAGTTGCAATGGAGCAGTAAGAAATGTCCGATTTGCATGGCTCCAATCGTCGATGTTGTGAGAGCTTTTCTTGATGCTTAGGATTTAAAAAAGAAGAACAATATTAATTTATCTGTTAGTTTGGAATCTGATACATCTGATTATACCTGATAACATTTGTTTGCCTTGTTGTTCTGCCATGTTGAGATCATTACAATAAAAAGTTCCGATATACTCCTCATATCATATGGCTTGTGCGTGGGATAATTCAAAACTTAGAAAACTTCCATTGCGAATACCTTGCATTAGGCCTATATTTCCATATTATTTGGCCAATTAAACAAATCCAAAATGAGTGGAATATTAGCAATCGTGCAAACATCTTAGGTTACACTAAGGGCCGTCTAACAGCACGTGCAAGTGGAGCGGTCGAACATGGCTCCAAAATATAAAAAAAAAAAAATTAAAGCTTTTTCAAATATATAGATAAATTATGATAAGAAACTTTAAAATTTTAGATATAATGCTAAATTTAGAACTTATAATTAAAAAAAATTAGACAAAGTTATTAAATTTTAAAATTACTTGATAAAATGTACGATTAATATTTTTTTCGAACGAGACCTAAAATTAATTTGAGACGGCCCTGGTTACACTGAACCCAATGATAAAATAACTTGTTGGATGTATGGATCTAATATTAATAAACAAGTATTTTCTTGGATTGAACATTAGATATTCAGGGGTGACAATGTGACATTTGAAATAATTAAATCTATCAGATGTGTTAAAGACTTAAAGCTATATATTGATGGACAACCCATTTATGAGCTTCAATGATACTTGGTCTTTTGCCTATGGCTAATTTTAGGCCTACGTGGCCTTATCATATTAAGACCCAATGAGTAGGAGATGTCTTGACTGAAACGTTGGAGAGAAGCCAAGATGAATAGTCACGCTGGCCTGGCCGACAGGTGGGTACTGGAGACAACGCCAGGTCTCCCACAGATGTTGGAATCCTATAAACGAATTAACGAAACTGCGTAACAGAAAAGTACACAAAAATTACGGTAAGAAAACGCGGTCGCGATTCATTCTCTATTTCAAATGTCACATTGTCACCCCTGAATATTCGTATACAAAAGTTAAGAAATTTTAACCGGTTTAACTAAAACTATAGGGTTGCCTGCCTAAAACCCCCTGCAAACCTATACACCCTACTTATTTCCACCCAAAGTACTTAACTCTTCGTAAACCCACCCAAATTTATAATTTCTCTTTACATCTCTCCCCAAACTTTTTAAATCCCCCTCTCTAATCCAATCTTTGAAATCCGGATTAGAGATAATTTAATTGTGTTTTGTAAATAGTGATTGCCCGTTTAAAAGAATCCACCCGACCCAGAATTTTTAAAAATGAAGGTTTCATTTTTGCTTCTGAAGAACACCACAGACGACTAAGAACAGAGAGAGAGAGAGAGAGAGAGAGAGAGAGAGAGAGAGAGAGAGAGAGAGAGAGAGAGAGAGAGAGAGAGAGAGAGAGAGNNNNNNNNNNNNNNNNNNNNNNNNNNNNNNNNNNNNNNNNNNNNNNNNNNNNNNNNNNNNNNNNNNNNNNNNNNNNNNNNNNNNNNNNNNNNNNNNNNNNNNNNNNNNNNNNNNNNNNNNNNNNNNNNNNNNNNNNNNNNNNNNNNNNNNNNNNNNNNNNNNNNNNNNNNNNNNNNNNNNNNNNNNNNNNNNNNNNNNNNNNNNNNNNNNNNNNNNNNNNNNNNNNNNNNNNNNNNNNNNNNNNNNNNNNNNNNNNNNNNNNNNNNNNNNNNNNNNNNNNNNNNNNNNNNNNNNNNNNNNNNNNNNNNNNNNNNNNNNNNNNNNNNNNNNNNNNNNNNNNNNNNNNNNNNNNNNNNNNNNNNNNNNNNNNNNNNNNNNNNNNNNNNNNNNNNNNNNNNNNNNNNNNNNNNNNNNNNNNNNNNNNNNNNNNNNNNNNNNNNNNNNNNNNNNNNNNNNNNNNNNNNNNNNNNNNNNNNNNNNNNNNNNNNNNNNNNNNNNNNNNNNNNNNNNNNNNNNNNNNNNNNNNNNNNNNNNNNNNNNNNNNNNNNNNNNNNNNNNNNNNNNNNNNNNNNNNNNNNNNNNNNNNNNNNNNNNNNNNNNNNNNNNNNNNNNNNNNNNNNNNNNNNNNNNNNNNNNNNNNNNNNNNNNNNNNNNNNNNNNNNNNNNNNNNNNNNNNNNNNNNNNNNNNNNNNNNNNNNNNNNNNNNNNNNNNNNNNNNNNNNNNNNNNNNNNNNNNNNNNNNNNNNNNNNNNNNNNNNNNNNNNNNNNNNNNNNNNNNNNNNNNNNNNNNNNNNNNNNNNNNNNNNNNNNNNNNNNNNNNNNNNNNNNNNNNNNNNNNNNNNNNNNNNNNNNNNNNNNNNNNNNNNNNNNNNNNNNNNNNNNNNNNNNNNNNNNNNNNNNNNNNNNNNNNNNNNNNNNNNNNNNNNNNNNNNNNNNNNNNNNNNNNNNNNNNNNNNNNNNNNNNNNNNNNNNNNNNNNNNNNNNNNNNNNNNNNNNNNNNNNNNNNNNNNNNNNNNNNNNNNNNNNNNNNNNNNNNNNNNNNNNNNNNNNNNNNNNNNNNNNNNNNNNNNNNNNNNNNNNNNNNNNNNNNNNNNNNNNNNNNNNNNNNNNNNNNNNNNNNNNNNNNNNNNNNNNNNNNNNNNNNNNNNNNNNNNNNNNNNNNNNNNNNNNNNNNNNNNNNNNNNNNNNNNNNNNNNNNNNNNNNNNNNNNNNNNNNNNNNNNNNNNNNNNNNNNNNNNNNNNNNNNNNNNNNNNNNATGGGCAATAGCTATTTACAAAACGCAATTAAGTTATCTATAATCTTGATTTCAAAAATTGAATTAGAGAGGGGGATTTAAAAAGTTTGGGGGGAGATGTAAAGAGGAATTATAAATTTGGGTGGATTTACGAAGAGCTAAGTACTTTGGGTGGGAATAAATAAGGTGTGTAAGTCTACAGGGGGTTTTAGGCAGGTTATGATTCATTTGAGAAGGCTGTATGCCATCAGCTTTTTAATGCTTGTTGGATATATATTGGTCAGTAAATAACATATACAAAAAAAATTTGTCGTTAATAATGCAGATGAATTTGGCGTTTAGCACATAAAAACTGTTTGTTTTCTTCAGATGCATTATTAATTATCATGTAAACAATTTTCGATTAGTTGGTAATCATCTTTAATTTTTCTTTTCTTTATGACCTTTCCTTTCCTTCCCTTCCCTTTACTTTACAGTTTCCATTATGACGTCTGCAAGTCAAAACAATACAGAAATAGGTAATGTACTAATGCGATTATTCAGAGAGACCTTTAAAGAGGCTTTTATTACAAATACAAATAATGTCGTCAAAACCTAATACTTGTTTAAATAAATATTCTACCTAGCCAAACGAAGAAATCTGATTTTGAAGTTGAATTAGAAAATTTACCTGGCTTATTTTCCTTATAAAAATAATAATTATTATATTTTATCTGTTTATCAGAAAAACAACTGAATTAAAATTACACAAAAGCACACCATTTATACACAATTCGGTTTAATTTAGATTACATTTTCCCCAAAAACGAAATTCACTAATAAAACACTCCTAGCTAAATGAACAAAAAAAGACTTCTGGCTAATAGCTACCCCTGCATAGCATGATTTGCTCAAGTAGTGATGGATTCAATGTCTCTAACTTTGGTATATCTTTTTTATAAGTTGTTTTCATTAAACCCTTCTTTATGTTCCAGATATACAAAGATTAGCAAAAGAAAAGAAACATCCCTTACTAAAATAAAATAGCATATTCAGGAAATATCACGGAAATTGTATTTTTTTTAAAAATATAATGAATATAAACACACTAACACAGGTAACAAGACAAAGAAGAACAGGTTTGTGTGTGTACACACAATAACATACAGAGCAGAGAATAGGAATCGATTCGATTCACCGACTGGTTGAACCATAGAAAGAGAGAGAGAGACTAGGAGAGAGTCTCTATCCATCTTCTTCTCTGATTCTAGAGCAGATCTAGTAGCGAAGACGATAAGATCCATCGCCATGGCCAAAGAGAGAGACCATCACTCTAACAAGGACAAGAAGCTTCTCGTCGGCGTCATATGGAACTTCTCCACCGAGCTCAAGCTCATCTTCATGGCGTTACTTGTCATCTTCACTTTAGCCACTCTCCTACCTTTCATACCTTCTTCATTCTCCCTCTCCGCCTCAGATTTCCGCTTCTGCATCTCGCGCTTCTCCCCCGCCGTTCCCGTTAACATCACATCCACCGCCGTTAACGTTATACCTGAAAAAACTACAGAGCCGGAGATAGTTAACGGCGTTATCAAACGGACGTTTACTGGTCACGGCTCCGCGGCTTATAACTTCGTCACGATGAGCGCGTACAGAGGCGGCGTTAACTCCTTCGCCGTTATCGGCTTATCATCGAAACCCCTCCACGTGTACGGCCACCCTTCGTACCGCTGCGAGTGGATCCCTCTCGACCCGACCCAAGACCCGGTTTCCACAACCGGGTTTAAAATCCTAACCGACTGGGGATACGGACGGATCTACACGACCGTCGTCGTGAACTGCACTTTCCCAACAACCTCCGCCGTGAACCCCCAAAACTCCGGCGGAAGCCTCATCCTCCACGCCACCACCGGAGATCCATCGCTAAACCTCACCGACTCGATCCCAGTCCTAACGGAATCTCCAAACTCCGTCGACTTCGACCTCTACACCTCACCGGAGAAGAAAAAGTACGACTACCTCTACTGCGGCTCGTCTCTCTACGGCAACCTAAGCCCGCAGAGAGTCAGAGAGTGGATCGCGTACCACGCGAGGTTCTTCGGAGACCGTTCGCATTTCGTGCTCCACGACGCCGGAGGGATCCACGGCGACGTGTTCGAGGTTCTAAGGCCGTGGATTGAGCTCGGGAGAGTGACGGTGCATGACATTAGGGATCAGGAGCGGTTCGATGGGTATTATCATAATCAGTTCATGGTTGTGAATGATTGCTTGCATAGGTATAGGTTTAAGGCCAAGTGGATGTTCTTCTTCGATGTTGATGAGTTTATGTATGTTCCGGAGAAGGAGACGATTAAGTCGGTTATGGAATCTTTGGAGGAATATTCTCAGTTTACTATTGAGCAGATGCCGATGAGTAGTAAGATTTGTTACTCCGGCGATGGTCCGGCGAGAACTTACAGGTAATATTAATCATAATCTCGTTATAGTTTTGGTTAATGATGCTTTATCTAAGACCCACGTGTGATGTTGTTGAGTAACGTAGAATATAATCACGAGGTTTTGATTGGCTTTCCGAATATTATTTTATGGAACAAGTATATGATTCTGTCAACACTTGGCTAGAAAAAGTCTTTGAGCATTCTGTATTAGTCTCCCATGTCGGTCCAGATCTTTGCTTTTATTCCACATCACATGATTTGAGTGATATATGTTGCAAAGATTCTAAGTTCTCATTCCTCAAATTAATTAAATAAATGTTTCAATTTTTAGATTGATTCGGCTTTTGGTTGTTGTTTAACTTAACTAACATTGAATTCTGATGTTGATAATCAGTTTGGTATGGTTATGGTTTTACTTCTTAATCTTTAAATTGTTTGACTCAGAGTGAACGTGTGTAATGGTTCTTGTTAGGACTAAAAACATTTCAGTTATGTATGGTTTGGTTCTGTTCGGGTTATTACATTTTTGGTCTGTACTGATTTGATCTCTAACAGCTAATTTTTTTGTAATGGTTCAGGAAATGGGGATTTGAGAAAATGGCATATAGAGACGTGAAGAAAGTTCCAAGACGAGACCGGAAGTACGCGGTCCAGCCACAAAATGTATTTGCAACGGGAGTCCACATGTCTCAGAATCTACAAGGGAAAACATACCACAAGGCAGAGAGCAAAATCCGTTACTTCCATTACCACGGTTCCATCTCTCAGCGCCGGGAGCCTTGCCGTCACCTATTCAATGACTCGAGAGTTGTGTTTGAGAATAATCCTTATGTGCTCGACACTACGATCCGCGACGTTGGTCTTGCTGCGAAGATGTTCGAGATGAGAACGATCGGTGACCGACTGCTTAGGACACGCCAATGAAAAATACTTTAATGTATTAAATGTTTATTAGAAAAGAAAGGATTAGAGGTTATGAAGTGAAGATGGGGGATATGCTTTACTTTAGTGGTTTCTTTTGGGCTATTCTTTTATTGTATCATAATTTCGGTTATCGGTTTATTAATTCTTAGTATATATTTTTCATTGTCAAGAATAAAATTCTATAGTCTATAACGTTCACAACAAATTCAATTTACCATTCGTGACAGAAAAAGCATACATGAATAATTTTCTTAATAATCCAGAAAGAGGGTTGTGTTATGGAAGCGCATAAAATTTCAAAAATATCTTACATTCATTTGTCCATGATGACTCAATATAAAACAAATAACAAAGAAATGCCCTAGTAAAAAGGTAAACTGTTATAAACGTAAAAAGAATCAAACTTCAATATTTATGGCCGAAACTTTTGACATTATAAACATTGTGGAGCCCACTTATGCATGCACAGTAACTTTACTTTTTCATTTCTATATAAACGATCGAAAACACACTACCTTTTCCTTCTAATAACACATCATCTCTTCTTATCAGTGTTATCTTCTTCGTACGGGTATAAAATTTTGCCCTTATTTAAATTTCTGCGATACAATAAAATTCCAGTTCCTTTTATAACACGTTATCAGCACGATCACTCTGCGATTCGGTAAAATTTATTTGTATCATTTATATCCTGTTATAATAGTCGGTATACCGCATCTACTATTATTTATATCATGTTATAATGGCCGGAATACCGCCTATATTATTTACTAGTAATTTAATTTATTTATTGGTCGGCCGAACCGCCTTATATTCTGTTTATTATTTATTGGTCGGCCGAACCGCCTTATATTCTGTTTATTATTTATTGGTCGGCCGANNNNNNNNNNNNNNNNNNNNNNNNNNNNNNNNNNNNNNNNNNNNNNNNNNNNNNNNNNNNNNNNNNNNNNNNNNNNNNNNNNNNNNNNNNNNNNNNNNNNNNNNNNNNNNNNNNNNNNNNNNNNNNNNNNNNNNNNNNNNNNNNNNNNNNNNNNNNNNNNNNNNNNNNNNNNNNNNNNNNNNNNNNNNNNNNNNNNNNNNNNNNNNNNNNNNNNNNNNNNNNNNNNNNNNNNNNNNNNNNNNNNNNNNNNNNNNNNNNNNNNNNNNNNNNNNNNNNNNNNNNNNNNNNNNNNNNNNNNNNNNNNNNNNNNNNNNNNNNNNNNNNNNNNNNNNNNNNNNNNNNNNNNNNNNNNNNNNNNNNNNNNNNNNNNNNNNNNNNNNNNNNNNNNNNNNNNNNNNNNNNNNNNNNNNNNNNNNNNNNNNNNNNNNNNNNNNNNNNNNNNNNNNNNNNNNNNNNNNNNNNNNNNNNNNNNNNNNNNNNNNNNNNNNNNNNNNNNNNNNNNNNNNNNNNNNNNNNNNNNNNNNNNNNNNNNNNNNNNNNNNNNNNNNNNN
This sequence is a window from Brassica oleracea var. oleracea cultivar TO1000 chromosome C1, BOL, whole genome shotgun sequence. Protein-coding genes within it:
- the LOC106316471 gene encoding uncharacterized protein LOC106316471, whose amino-acid sequence is MAKERDHHSNKDKKLLVGVIWNFSTELKLIFMALLVIFTLATLLPFIPSSFSLSASDFRFCISRFSPAVPVNITSTAVNVIPEKTTEPEIVNGVIKRTFTGHGSAAYNFVTMSAYRGGVNSFAVIGLSSKPLHVYGHPSYRCEWIPLDPTQDPVSTTGFKILTDWGYGRIYTTVVVNCTFPTTSAVNPQNSGGSLILHATTGDPSLNLTDSIPVLTESPNSVDFDLYTSPEKKKYDYLYCGSSLYGNLSPQRVREWIAYHARFFGDRSHFVLHDAGGIHGDVFEVLRPWIELGRVTVHDIRDQERFDGYYHNQFMVVNDCLHRYRFKAKWMFFFDVDEFMYVPEKETIKSVMESLEEYSQFTIEQMPMSSKICYSGDGPARTYRKWGFEKMAYRDVKKVPRRDRKYAVQPQNVFATGVHMSQNLQGKTYHKAESKIRYFHYHGSISQRREPCRHLFNDSRVVFENNPYVLDTTIRDVGLAAKMFEMRTIGDRLLRTRQ
- the LOC106304368 gene encoding general transcriptional corepressor trfA, with translation MMTSDVETSQAFNYVLSPHERCIRGDNNNNNKKTKNNNSNNNNNVRNIHVAFEKNLNVFVRDHLDNVTVASGENVDESTKAVPECSSSKSSVLKTEEPRLSSSSIGSDPDPNLPHPSQQDKNASRKETMPASSLVQIWEARTTSSNQNQTQTDSRTSSSGSNVLENSESLIEEPVKEYETIQPIQEGKKEEHKEEEIESDSQSVSGEKEREGVRVMDIIRKLSSDTETTTGNNDNGSSSNENGKEVQTTTTETRTFPQVSCSPRIRGRQAFADLLIQMMRDREKELASLLDRHCVSKFTHRGRIQSTLRIRCYERCIAIQDKYRSKSWAAGSDLNRAGGSDLNRSPRGSGVMHLLKEKNKTNSENISSSISSRSRVMDKDPQKSVEKKVFEETMEKIDVKEVQEVVSAKKAVLSELVENKNGLKKSIGETIKKEVAERRGEKRETVAQEVVSAVETPKKAVLSEIVENKNGLKKATGETIKKEVEERRGEKRETMEKPVSREGLEGRGDKETAKKAVLSESAEGKSGLKKPIGETLQKETTEGRGDKGETREKASAKENVQGNALVGIAEKVNRWNSEEKMNKSRWTEKGKANTERVDKKDVLEEATRRTNNVQSGGKSNTTCEFPEKEVRRKEKDDCVSVETKSIEIRDPQQATAQEEEKVVQETTTKSDLSETKNNKNGLKKHTERSGEVEESLEGNTFMGIAEKVKMWNSKYKKSRRRYSMDRGKGKTGKPNTERNEVLQEASRRIINVKTEERSITTSKEKVVGTQEMKDKRETSREIKQCEPDEKERRMEEEELCSDKAKSKDITEVKIMSSQEVIIPAKESACHGSPERGKELSSSPQDEETKKEECEEKREDVKEVAIEFANDWDEKEDDDDDDDYEDYGDFDDYIGEISTDWIYDVSRPRSYWEELRKERYLEVLNTESDKKDICNLIQSRTVSNFLTSDLRQKIDNLMTSLVQNHLGVPINQEEDEEEKEEWVEECSARNQEDIETEEEPEKTNLEAESDTILEADHDACSQSSERSSTLMISWSFRDQDIDKDNEPTASLSLPEPSSATSQNTQEMQMISDLREQMEQLQREMLELRNTVKSCTDMQLHFQKSSTQDSCRSGSSAEQRVETKNPLKRKCCVCSEMPVDSLLYRCGHMCTCLKCAHELQWSSKKCPICMAPIVDVVRAFLDA